A region of Vibrio tubiashii ATCC 19109 DNA encodes the following proteins:
- a CDS encoding LysR family transcriptional regulator: MRADDLILFSQVVEMGSFSKVAEANNLTNSVVSKRIARLEEEIGVQLLYRTTRKLTLTEAGKALTHGAKNVKQAAQEAMDAVSGFGENVSGHIKMSVPTISGDLILADAVAEFCNSHPGLTVDMSLDNRFVDLVEGGYDLVIRTGYLEDSSLIARHILDSQWVVCASPSYIARNSKPIEPQDLAKHNCLQYAYQTTGASEWEFKAVEGNYIVKVTGSFSTDNATALRKAALGGHGIAYVPRCLVYHDIRNGQLVDLFPEQVGKRLGIYAVYPFTRQPPNKVKLLIEHIRARYLAISHYF; encoded by the coding sequence ATGCGTGCAGATGACTTAATCCTGTTTTCTCAAGTCGTGGAAATGGGCAGTTTTAGCAAGGTGGCTGAGGCAAATAACCTTACAAATTCGGTAGTTAGCAAGAGAATTGCCCGATTAGAGGAAGAAATTGGTGTCCAGCTATTATATCGAACAACGCGTAAATTAACGTTAACAGAAGCGGGTAAAGCGTTAACGCATGGTGCTAAAAATGTGAAGCAAGCCGCTCAAGAGGCTATGGACGCAGTTTCAGGGTTTGGTGAGAACGTGAGCGGCCATATCAAAATGTCTGTCCCCACCATTTCTGGTGATCTGATATTGGCCGATGCTGTCGCCGAATTTTGCAACTCTCATCCAGGGTTAACGGTCGATATGTCTTTAGATAATCGATTTGTCGACCTCGTGGAAGGGGGCTATGACTTGGTGATTAGAACAGGCTATCTAGAAGATTCGAGCTTGATCGCAAGGCACATTCTAGATTCTCAATGGGTAGTGTGCGCGTCACCTTCTTATATAGCCAGAAATAGCAAACCGATAGAGCCGCAAGACTTAGCAAAGCACAACTGTCTTCAATATGCCTACCAAACCACGGGTGCGAGCGAATGGGAGTTTAAAGCTGTAGAGGGGAACTACATCGTCAAAGTGACTGGTTCCTTTTCGACGGATAACGCGACCGCACTGAGAAAAGCCGCCTTAGGTGGTCATGGAATCGCCTATGTACCAAGATGTTTGGTCTATCACGACATACGAAACGGTCAGCTGGTGGATTTGTTTCCCGAGCAGGTTGGCAAACGGCTTGGAATCTACGCAGTGTACCCATTTACCAGGCAACCACCTAACAAAGTAAAACTACTGATAGAACACATTCGGGCGCGGTACTTGGCGATTTCTCATTACTTCTAG